One region of Thermosipho affectus genomic DNA includes:
- a CDS encoding lipocalin-like domain-containing protein, translated as MRKRLLIPYKEEDHKNFEEEWFPHKGVSGWWYITGYLMDKESSERIFSYQYTFLRARVYGITLKVLQLALTDISRKKHYFKQKALFFERKVFKDERTIDVLPYAVLKRSKDGMNLWVNTDEFSFELKLGYGKGGVWHGDNGVLIMGVPKDSKQRTVYYSFTNMPTEGRIIIKSEEEKRKFDVLGKSWFDRQWGPFNIVDPATHWEWFSLRFFDDEEVMLFSFPQHPYQDGTYVDKYGKSKRICDFTVKEKELVEVDGYVFSFGWDVMLPGVKKEFYKVVPMMDGQVNIAYFELMAKVIDLYGKHVGYAFVELLPGVRSKKKKPSIKNLLKKS; from the coding sequence ATGAGAAAGCGTTTGTTAATACCATATAAAGAGGAAGATCACAAAAACTTTGAAGAAGAATGGTTTCCTCATAAGGGGGTTTCTGGATGGTGGTATATCACAGGATATCTTATGGATAAAGAAAGTTCAGAAAGAATCTTTTCGTATCAATACACGTTTCTTAGGGCCAGAGTGTATGGTATTACTCTGAAAGTGCTCCAGCTTGCTCTCACAGATATTTCACGAAAGAAGCACTATTTTAAACAAAAGGCATTGTTTTTTGAAAGAAAAGTATTTAAAGACGAGAGGACCATAGATGTTTTGCCTTATGCCGTTTTAAAGAGATCAAAGGATGGAATGAATCTTTGGGTGAATACTGATGAATTCTCTTTTGAGCTTAAACTTGGCTATGGGAAAGGCGGAGTGTGGCATGGAGATAATGGAGTTTTGATAATGGGCGTTCCAAAAGATTCAAAGCAAAGAACTGTTTATTACTCTTTTACGAATATGCCAACAGAAGGAAGGATTATTATAAAGTCTGAAGAAGAAAAAAGAAAATTTGATGTTCTTGGAAAATCATGGTTTGACAGGCAATGGGGACCTTTTAACATTGTTGATCCTGCAACGCACTGGGAGTGGTTTTCTCTTCGATTTTTTGATGATGAAGAAGTTATGCTTTTTTCCTTTCCACAACATCCGTATCAGGATGGAACATACGTTGACAAATATGGAAAGAGCAAGAGGATTTGCGATTTTACGGTTAAAGAGAAGGAACTTGTAGAGGTGGATGGATATGTTTTTTCATTTGGGTGGGATGTTATGCTTCCAGGTGTAAAGAAAGAATTTTACAAAGTAGTTCCCATGATGGATGGTCAAGTTAATATAGCGTATTTTGAGCTTATGGCAAAGGTAATTGATTTATATGGAAAACACGTTGGTTATGCGTTTGTTGAACTTCTTCCAGGAGTTAGAAGTAAAAAGAAAAAGCCAAGTATAAAAAATCTTTTGAAAAAATCGTAG